The Leptospira sp. WS39.C2 genome contains a region encoding:
- a CDS encoding histidine phosphatase family protein: MKHIYLLRHAKSEWDEPYETDLERSLSRRGKEQSKALRDYLKESRFEFDQCLVSPAERTLKTYSSLRKEILRFPKPEIRENLYDADKEDLLFVLHGLSSDTRSVCLVGHNPGLESFASALLLGDKDQSLFQKFPTASFLGLRFSDESWKNLSWGSCQLVVFWIPGQIGKE, translated from the coding sequence ATGAAACATATCTATTTACTGCGGCATGCGAAGTCCGAATGGGATGAGCCGTATGAAACCGATTTGGAAAGATCTTTATCCCGACGAGGGAAAGAACAGTCCAAAGCGTTACGTGATTACTTAAAAGAAAGTCGTTTCGAATTTGACCAATGTTTGGTTTCACCTGCTGAACGAACTTTGAAAACTTATAGCTCTCTTCGAAAAGAAATCCTTCGATTTCCAAAACCTGAAATCAGAGAAAATTTGTATGATGCAGACAAAGAAGATCTTTTGTTTGTTTTGCATGGTCTTTCATCAGACACTCGTTCGGTTTGCCTTGTGGGACACAATCCAGGACTTGAATCCTTTGCTTCGGCACTCTTACTCGGTGATAAAGACCAATCCCTATTCCAAAAATTCCCAACTGCATCATTTCTCGGACTCCGATTTTCTGATGAATCTTGGAAAAATCTTAGTTGGGGAAGTTGCCAATTAGTAGTATTCTGGATCCCTGGGCAAATAGGAAAAGAATGA
- the hpt gene encoding hypoxanthine phosphoribosyltransferase, translating into MKPLYSEERIHHRVEELAREISRDFLSKDLVVIGILNGGFIFTADLCRSIAIPHEVDFMAASSYGDRTSSGDLKITKELKKSVQNKSVLLVEDIVDTGKTLEYLLTEVQKQNPKDLKVAALFWKQSKANPHIKVDYPGFIIEDDFLVGYGLDFKGKFRNLPYVAKLEGTD; encoded by the coding sequence ATGAAACCACTCTATTCAGAAGAACGTATCCATCACCGTGTAGAAGAATTAGCTCGTGAAATCTCTCGCGATTTTTTAAGTAAAGATTTGGTTGTCATAGGGATTCTCAATGGAGGATTCATTTTCACAGCTGATCTGTGCCGGAGTATTGCTATCCCCCACGAAGTGGATTTTATGGCAGCTTCCTCTTATGGTGATAGAACTTCTTCTGGAGATTTAAAAATTACCAAAGAATTAAAAAAATCAGTCCAAAACAAATCTGTTTTGTTAGTCGAAGACATTGTTGATACGGGTAAAACTTTGGAATACTTACTCACTGAAGTCCAAAAACAGAATCCAAAGGACCTTAAAGTAGCCGCATTATTTTGGAAACAATCAAAAGCAAATCCACATATCAAAGTAGATTATCCTGGTTTTATCATCGAAGATGATTTTTTAGTTGGTTATGGTTTGGATTTCAAAGGAAAGTTTCGAAATTTACCTTACGTTGCAAAATTAGAAGGAACAGATTGA
- a CDS encoding DUF5939 domain-containing protein — MNSSIVKQKFDTLKTFKVLKPEILKVAEDYVNASDDWKLLRVNPLKFATDHQIDDNDSVDFFVHAAKVGLFDFAYNLICPMCGGIVHSHHKLDEIEGKEFHCVSCNIIVPTLLDDQVEVAFQIHPSLQKNEIDPFIDITNYFRYFFSENFEKSNELRAWIQSTIKDYAKIQPDDSYEFEYDTKFGDLQGHLVQFVSIDRNSMCLFSVDPSLPHSNQSYLVDLMESGMKPNMVTIPAGHHRFTIHNRTRFKVGLNVLTPNPKEIERIANTFPTIRHSFLTAKMLLNNQSFRDLFRIQKLSPDLNLNVKSLTIMFTDLKGSTEMYDTAGDIFAYKLVQEHFSILTEIVRKFKGAIVKTMGDAIMATFSTPTEGLLAALEMMKRIDSMNLDWKKEGYEIGLKVGLNEGSALAVVNDERLDYFGQSVNIAARVQGLAKSGEVWLSETVWNATGPEELVKQHGYFYRKQKATLKGVGTPVPVFQLSRKKIKNLSRWKQIFKKSER; from the coding sequence TTGAATTCATCCATTGTAAAACAAAAATTCGACACACTCAAAACTTTCAAAGTTTTAAAACCTGAAATATTGAAAGTGGCTGAGGATTATGTGAATGCATCAGACGATTGGAAATTACTCCGTGTTAATCCACTAAAATTTGCCACTGATCACCAAATCGATGATAATGACTCTGTAGATTTTTTTGTCCATGCCGCAAAAGTTGGATTATTTGATTTTGCTTATAACTTAATTTGCCCTATGTGTGGTGGCATCGTCCACAGCCATCACAAACTAGATGAAATTGAAGGCAAAGAATTTCATTGTGTATCGTGTAATATTATCGTACCAACATTACTTGATGACCAAGTGGAAGTTGCATTTCAAATCCACCCTTCGCTTCAAAAAAACGAAATTGATCCATTTATAGATATAACCAATTATTTTCGTTATTTTTTCTCCGAAAATTTTGAAAAATCCAATGAACTACGAGCCTGGATACAATCAACTATCAAAGATTATGCGAAAATACAACCCGATGATTCTTACGAATTTGAGTATGATACAAAATTTGGAGACCTACAAGGTCATCTCGTTCAATTTGTAAGCATTGATCGAAATTCTATGTGTTTATTTTCTGTTGATCCCAGTTTACCACATTCCAACCAATCATATTTAGTGGATTTAATGGAAAGTGGAATGAAACCAAATATGGTCACGATTCCAGCAGGACACCATCGTTTTACAATTCATAATCGAACACGTTTTAAAGTTGGTTTGAATGTTTTAACACCTAATCCAAAAGAAATCGAACGAATTGCGAATACTTTTCCTACAATACGCCATTCCTTTCTAACTGCAAAAATGTTATTAAACAACCAATCCTTTCGTGATTTATTTCGAATTCAAAAACTTTCTCCAGATTTGAATTTAAATGTGAAATCACTTACGATCATGTTTACTGATCTTAAAGGTTCTACTGAAATGTATGATACGGCAGGTGATATCTTTGCTTATAAATTGGTTCAAGAACATTTTAGTATCCTAACAGAGATTGTGCGAAAGTTCAAAGGTGCCATCGTCAAAACTATGGGTGATGCCATTATGGCTACATTCTCTACTCCAACTGAAGGTTTACTTGCTGCATTAGAAATGATGAAACGTATTGATTCCATGAACCTGGATTGGAAAAAAGAAGGTTATGAAATTGGACTAAAAGTAGGACTTAACGAAGGTTCTGCCCTAGCCGTTGTAAATGATGAGCGTTTGGATTATTTTGGCCAATCAGTGAACATAGCCGCTCGTGTACAAGGCCTTGCCAAATCAGGAGAAGTCTGGCTGAGTGAAACAGTTTGGAATGCAACAGGTCCAGAAGAGTTGGTGAAACAACATGGTTACTTTTATCGAAAACAAAAAGCAACCTTAAAGGGAGTTGGAACTCCTGTTCCAGTTTTCCAATTAAGTCGAAAAAAAATTAAAAATCTTTCTAGGTGGAAACAAATATTCAAAAAAAGTGAAAGGTAA
- a CDS encoding SH3 domain-containing protein: MKFKTVLFFLLIGSNLFAERLYYYVNAKSVRLRETPSLDSKVLTILKENETVDSLGEKSQSKVTVQIGKKDINDYFYFVKTSDDMNGWVFGQYLTDSITFEKDIVFCSRAIPTETVLGLDKKSFFDKKELRYTEEFQIKGTKFLITNGGCDYFTHVIRIEEQSKLQLSDHNELLKLIRERLELLSKYYQNDFDLKLVISHLQKKKIQFDSQYEFLSGKKINGDVEDNQGPSFQLKKPIFKNQKISFQIILASGLL, translated from the coding sequence ATGAAATTTAAAACTGTATTATTTTTTCTTCTTATTGGCAGTAATCTTTTTGCGGAACGATTGTATTACTATGTCAACGCAAAGTCTGTTAGGTTAAGGGAAACACCTTCATTAGATTCAAAAGTTTTAACGATACTTAAAGAAAATGAAACAGTAGATTCTCTTGGTGAAAAATCGCAATCTAAAGTAACTGTCCAAATTGGAAAAAAGGACATAAATGATTATTTTTATTTTGTAAAAACATCAGATGATATGAATGGATGGGTGTTTGGGCAATACCTTACAGATTCAATAACCTTTGAAAAAGACATCGTTTTTTGTAGCAGAGCTATCCCAACGGAAACGGTACTGGGTTTGGATAAAAAATCTTTCTTTGATAAAAAGGAACTCAGATATACAGAAGAGTTCCAAATCAAAGGTACTAAATTTTTAATCACAAATGGGGGATGTGATTATTTTACTCATGTCATACGAATTGAAGAACAATCAAAATTGCAATTATCAGATCATAATGAATTATTAAAATTGATTCGTGAAAGATTGGAACTTCTTTCTAAGTATTACCAAAATGATTTTGATTTAAAATTAGTAATCAGTCACTTGCAGAAAAAAAAGATTCAATTTGACTCTCAATATGAGTTTTTATCTGGAAAAAAAATTAACGGAGATGTTGAAGATAACCAAGGGCCAAGTTTTCAACTTAAAAAACCAATTTTTAAGAATCAGAAAATATCCTTCCAAATCATTCTCGCTTCAGGTTTGTTATAG